In Polaribacter sp. Hel_I_88, the following proteins share a genomic window:
- a CDS encoding NADP-dependent malic enzyme translates to MSDSRKRHEALLYHAKPKPGKIAVVPTKKYATQHDLALAYSPGVAEPCLEIAKDKNNAYKYTAKGNLVAVITDGSAVLGLGDIGPDASKPVMEGKGLLFKIFADIDVFDIEIDSKNVEHFIETVKAIAPTFGGINLEDIKAPEAFEIERRLKEELDIPVMHDDQHGTAIISAAALKNAIEITKKDITKVKMVINGAGAAAISCTRLYLELGAVRENIVMCDSKGVIRKDRDNLTSQKAEFATSQDLHTLEEAMQNADVFIGLSMGNVVTPEMLLSMGKKPIVFAMANPVPEIDYDLALATRDDIVMATGRSDHPNQVNNVLGFPFIFRGALDVRATKINEEMKMAAVHALADLAKKTVPEQVNIVYDEVSLAFGEEYIIPKPFDPRLIYEIPPAIAKAAMESGVALEPISDWNKYREELMERSGSGSKEIRLLHNRAKSNLKRIVFAEADHLDVLKAAQRVHEEKIGIPILLGRREVILELKEEIGFTDDVPLFDPKTDEEEKRRDRYGEAYWKSRQRKGRTLSEAKKLMRERNYFGAMMVNKKEADALITGYSRPYPSVVRPILELIEKQKGVSKVAACNLMLTKQGPMFLADTTINVNPTAKDLVKIVQLTTHLTKMFGVKPNVAMLSFSNFGSSSHETSTKIREAVTYMHRNFPDMVVDGEIQADFALNSQMLAKEFPFSKLNGKKVNVLIFPNLESANITYKLLKELQGAESIGPVILGLSKAVHVLQLGSSVDEMVNMAALAAVDAQQKESIA, encoded by the coding sequence ATGAGCGATTCTAGAAAAAGACACGAAGCTTTATTATATCACGCAAAACCAAAACCAGGTAAAATTGCTGTTGTACCTACTAAAAAATATGCAACGCAACACGATTTAGCATTAGCCTATTCTCCAGGAGTTGCAGAACCTTGTTTAGAAATTGCAAAAGATAAAAACAATGCTTACAAATATACTGCTAAAGGTAATTTAGTAGCTGTTATTACAGACGGATCTGCAGTTTTAGGTTTGGGAGATATTGGCCCAGATGCCTCAAAACCAGTTATGGAAGGAAAAGGTTTATTATTCAAAATTTTTGCTGATATTGATGTTTTTGACATCGAAATAGACTCTAAAAATGTTGAGCATTTTATAGAAACAGTAAAAGCAATTGCACCCACTTTTGGAGGTATTAATTTAGAAGACATCAAAGCACCAGAAGCTTTTGAAATTGAAAGACGTTTAAAGGAAGAATTAGACATTCCTGTAATGCATGATGATCAACATGGAACTGCTATTATTTCTGCTGCTGCTTTAAAAAACGCTATTGAAATCACCAAAAAAGACATTACCAAAGTAAAAATGGTCATTAATGGTGCTGGAGCTGCTGCCATTTCTTGTACCCGTTTGTATTTAGAATTGGGTGCTGTTAGAGAAAACATTGTAATGTGTGATAGCAAGGGTGTTATCAGAAAAGATAGAGATAATTTAACCTCACAAAAAGCCGAATTTGCAACCTCTCAAGATTTGCATACGTTAGAAGAAGCCATGCAAAATGCCGATGTTTTTATTGGTTTGTCTATGGGAAATGTGGTAACACCAGAAATGCTGTTATCTATGGGCAAAAAACCGATTGTTTTTGCTATGGCAAACCCAGTTCCAGAAATAGATTATGATTTGGCACTTGCAACAAGAGACGATATTGTAATGGCTACAGGAAGATCAGACCATCCTAATCAAGTAAATAACGTACTTGGTTTTCCGTTTATCTTTAGAGGTGCTTTAGATGTTAGAGCCACTAAAATTAACGAGGAAATGAAAATGGCAGCTGTGCATGCCTTAGCAGATTTGGCTAAAAAAACAGTGCCTGAACAAGTAAACATTGTGTATGATGAAGTTAGCTTGGCTTTTGGCGAAGAATATATTATTCCGAAACCATTTGACCCAAGATTAATTTATGAAATTCCACCAGCAATTGCAAAAGCGGCTATGGAATCTGGAGTGGCTTTAGAACCTATTTCAGATTGGAATAAATATAGAGAGGAATTAATGGAACGTTCTGGTTCTGGCAGTAAAGAAATTAGACTGCTACATAACCGAGCTAAAAGTAATTTAAAACGTATTGTTTTTGCTGAAGCTGATCATTTAGATGTATTAAAAGCAGCACAAAGAGTGCATGAAGAGAAAATAGGAATCCCAATTTTATTAGGAAGAAGAGAAGTAATTCTGGAACTAAAAGAAGAAATTGGTTTTACAGATGATGTGCCACTTTTTGACCCAAAAACGGATGAAGAAGAAAAACGAAGAGATCGTTATGGAGAAGCCTACTGGAAAAGCAGACAGCGAAAAGGTAGAACATTATCTGAAGCAAAAAAATTAATGCGCGAGCGTAATTATTTTGGTGCAATGATGGTAAATAAAAAAGAAGCAGATGCTTTAATTACTGGATACTCAAGACCTTACCCTTCTGTAGTAAGACCAATTTTAGAGTTGATAGAAAAACAAAAAGGCGTTTCTAAAGTTGCTGCTTGTAATTTAATGTTAACGAAACAAGGGCCAATGTTTTTAGCAGATACTACTATTAACGTAAATCCTACTGCTAAAGATTTGGTAAAAATTGTTCAGTTAACAACCCATTTAACAAAAATGTTTGGTGTAAAACCAAATGTAGCAATGTTGTCTTTTTCTAACTTTGGCTCTTCATCTCACGAAACTTCAACAAAAATAAGAGAGGCTGTTACGTATATGCACCGCAATTTTCCTGATATGGTTGTAGATGGCGAAATTCAAGCAGATTTTGCTTTAAACTCGCAAATGTTAGCAAAAGAATTTCCGTTCTCAAAATTGAATGGTAAAAAAGTAAATGTGTTAATTTTCCCAAATTTAGAATCTGCAAATATTACCTACAAACTTTTAAAGGAGTTACAAGGAGCAGAATCTATTGGTCCCGTAATTTTAGGATTAAGCAAAGCCGTTCACGTTTTACAATTAGGTTCTAGCGTAGATGAAATGGTAAATATGGCAGCCTTAGCAGCTGTAGATGCTCAACAAAAAGAAAGTATAGCTTAG
- the ruvA gene encoding Holliday junction branch migration protein RuvA, which translates to MITQVRGRLVEKSPTEVVVDCNGVGYLLHISLNTFSGLPADENVVLYTHLSIREDAHTLFGFINKTEREVFKLLISVSGVGPSIARTMCSSMTSEEIQNAIASENVAVIQSVKGIGAKTAQRVIVDLKDKILKTFDVDAISYTESNTNKDEALSALDVLGFHKKQSEKIVNAVLKENPDATVEKIIKLALKNL; encoded by the coding sequence ATGATTACACAAGTTAGAGGAAGGTTGGTAGAGAAAAGTCCTACAGAGGTAGTTGTAGATTGCAATGGTGTTGGGTATTTGCTACATATTTCACTAAATACTTTTTCTGGTTTGCCTGCAGATGAAAATGTAGTTTTATACACACATTTATCGATAAGAGAAGATGCACACACCTTGTTTGGGTTTATCAACAAGACTGAAAGAGAGGTTTTTAAACTTTTAATTTCGGTTTCTGGTGTTGGGCCTAGTATTGCAAGAACTATGTGTTCTTCTATGACCAGTGAGGAAATTCAAAATGCAATTGCCTCAGAAAATGTGGCTGTTATTCAATCTGTAAAAGGAATTGGTGCAAAAACTGCACAAAGAGTTATTGTAGATTTAAAAGATAAAATCTTAAAAACCTTTGATGTTGATGCAATTTCCTATACTGAAAGCAATACAAATAAAGATGAAGCGTTATCTGCTTTAGACGTTTTAGGGTTTCATAAAAAACAATCTGAAAAGATTGTAAATGCTGTTTTAAAAGAAAACCCTGATGCTACCGTTGAAAAAATTATAAAACTAGCTTTAAAAAACTTATAA